From the genome of Pseudomonas yamanorum, one region includes:
- a CDS encoding phosphomannomutase, with translation MKSSKLLVERIGLFPSSGNIHVKVNSSTTVVERMQVLYASNSLDSDESCSGLSMVFADWRFKLQVSNPLSICLCVESRGDSHLMQIKTAELLANISCTEERP, from the coding sequence ATGAAAAGTTCAAAGCTATTGGTAGAGCGTATCGGCCTGTTTCCTTCTTCGGGGAACATCCACGTCAAGGTTAATAGTTCAACCACTGTTGTAGAACGCATGCAGGTGTTATACGCCAGCAACTCACTGGACAGCGATGAATCCTGTAGCGGGCTTTCAATGGTCTTTGCCGACTGGCGCTTCAAGTTGCAGGTGAGCAATCCCCTGTCCATTTGCCTGTGCGTGGAAAGTCGCGGCGACAGCCACCTGATGCAAATAAAGACCGCCGAGTTACTGGCCAATATCTCCTGCACCGAGGAGCGGCCATGA
- a CDS encoding DUF6369 family protein has product MFYLLSLIALSAGLLAAKNPKYSIVVFGIMLAVIPTGNSYSEIISLKGIYFFDFYIVGGLGALLVRQVVSQKNQLTVPGGLLFGCGLYVVLLACGLLESSNKYLLKDVRPFIMILSFIVLSNIATLAAKTLKLQTVLILLIAMTAFNVLDIAWLRLGLYKFQDVYYEENAYRYLDGGTYAAVAYLIYYFIDPRLFEQRKKLARICLATSFICLFIANSRFIFVSVFAAIIIHQYTKPARMIGVALAGAVVLMAFIGVSNMIGADRINDGLSSEGMAAQLGTRFSPALELIRGMNPLHYFVGLGAGTPFEIPWFEYRGLDDKNSNIDSAYLTYFVKYGLIGLYLLYVFITSITQHMHSRVAVSIAVFLGVMFVVSATPYQPYAIGIAYGAIVLRVCAEHTARQRKKLLKPDLPLITMPLQVKAG; this is encoded by the coding sequence ATGTTTTACCTGTTATCCCTTATCGCGCTGTCAGCGGGTTTGCTCGCGGCGAAAAATCCAAAATACTCAATTGTAGTGTTTGGGATAATGCTGGCTGTTATTCCCACGGGTAACTCCTACAGCGAAATAATCTCGCTCAAAGGCATCTACTTCTTTGACTTTTACATCGTCGGTGGGCTGGGTGCGCTGCTGGTCAGGCAGGTGGTTTCTCAGAAGAATCAACTGACAGTTCCAGGCGGCCTGCTGTTTGGCTGTGGACTGTATGTGGTGTTACTGGCGTGCGGTCTGCTGGAGTCTTCGAACAAGTATCTGTTGAAGGATGTCCGGCCTTTCATAATGATCCTGTCATTTATCGTGCTCTCGAACATCGCGACCCTTGCCGCGAAAACCCTGAAGCTGCAAACGGTGCTTATACTACTGATCGCGATGACGGCATTCAATGTGCTGGATATCGCGTGGTTGCGGTTGGGCTTGTACAAATTTCAAGACGTTTACTATGAAGAAAACGCCTACCGGTATCTGGATGGCGGTACGTACGCCGCCGTGGCCTATCTGATTTATTACTTCATCGACCCACGGCTGTTTGAACAGCGAAAGAAGCTCGCAAGAATTTGTCTGGCGACTTCATTCATCTGTCTGTTTATCGCCAATTCGCGCTTCATCTTCGTGTCGGTGTTTGCGGCGATCATCATTCACCAATATACAAAGCCGGCCCGCATGATCGGGGTCGCCCTGGCCGGGGCGGTTGTGCTGATGGCGTTTATCGGCGTCAGCAACATGATCGGCGCTGACCGAATCAATGACGGTTTGTCGTCCGAGGGCATGGCCGCTCAACTGGGCACTCGTTTCAGCCCCGCGCTGGAACTGATCCGGGGCATGAATCCGCTGCATTACTTTGTCGGATTGGGCGCGGGAACGCCGTTCGAAATTCCCTGGTTTGAATACCGTGGTCTCGATGACAAGAACTCGAATATCGACAGTGCCTACTTAACCTACTTCGTTAAGTACGGGCTGATCGGCTTGTACCTGTTGTACGTGTTCATTACCTCGATTACCCAGCACATGCATAGCCGGGTAGCGGTCTCGATTGCTGTGTTTTTGGGCGTGATGTTCGTTGTGTCGGCCACGCCTTATCAGCCGTACGCCATCGGTATCGCTTATGGCGCCATCGTTCTGCGCGTCTGTGCTGAGCACACGGCCAGGCAACGCAAGAAGCTGCTTAAGCCGGACCTGCCGCTGATAACCATGCCTTTACAGGTGAAAGCCGGATGA
- a CDS encoding polysaccharide biosynthesis tyrosine autokinase: MQQAPAVTVREDDNEEIDLLGLFGTLIDHKWLIAAVTGAFMLTGAAYAVLATPVYQANALLQVEAKKNDLLGFSDIGGMLGKESPSATEIELIQSRYVIGKTVDNLKLDIVVQPMYFPVVGEFLARRFQKTNPGAIAEPLLGLDSFAWGGESLKIFKLDLPDGQLGKKLTLTVGENAHFTLVDEDDQVLAAGEAGQLIEQNGVAFQIEELRAKPGTRFRVIRNARLTSILDYQENLDVVERGKESGMIGLALESTDPDQAIKILNQIAAIYVRQNVERTSAEAAQSLAFLKEQLPEVKKDLEKAGKALNEYQTRSKSVDITLETKAILDQIVGLDTSISELKLQQAEMDRKFTRQHPAYRALLTQIGELTSKQQSLASRVEGLPSTQQELLSLTRDVEVGTAIYTQLLNKSQELDVMRAGTVGNVRLIDTADVNYFKPIKPKKILIVLIATLLGGFLAVALVLLRKALNRGLESPEAIEQLGLPVYASIPYSPLQKVEEDKITRGRGRTDAGSSLLAISHPTDLAVEALRSLRTSLHFAMLEAPNNRIMISGPSPEVGKTFVSVNLAAVIAQTGQRVLLIDVDMRRGYLHKVLGVPAKDGLSDVLSNQCTLETAIHKTGIENLDIISRGQIPPNPSELLMHRNLTELLSQVSERYDLVILDTPPLLAVTDAAIVGRQSGTNLIVTRYGLNPAKEIEHTIRRFAQNGIVLRGAIFNGVEKKASAKYGYGNYGYYQYEYQADRS; this comes from the coding sequence ATGCAGCAAGCGCCAGCAGTCACCGTACGGGAAGACGATAACGAGGAGATTGATCTCCTCGGTCTGTTTGGAACATTGATCGACCACAAATGGTTGATCGCCGCGGTTACCGGCGCCTTTATGCTCACAGGCGCCGCGTATGCGGTGTTGGCGACCCCGGTCTATCAGGCGAATGCCCTGTTGCAGGTCGAAGCGAAAAAGAACGACTTGCTGGGCTTTTCGGACATCGGCGGCATGCTCGGCAAAGAGTCGCCTTCGGCCACCGAGATCGAGTTGATCCAGTCGCGGTATGTGATTGGCAAAACCGTCGACAACCTGAAACTCGATATCGTCGTACAGCCGATGTACTTCCCGGTGGTCGGTGAGTTCCTCGCGCGCCGCTTCCAGAAGACTAACCCCGGTGCAATCGCCGAGCCCTTGCTGGGGCTGGACAGCTTCGCCTGGGGCGGCGAGTCGCTGAAGATCTTCAAGCTGGACCTGCCCGACGGGCAGCTGGGCAAGAAGCTGACCCTGACCGTGGGTGAAAACGCGCATTTCACCTTGGTGGATGAAGATGACCAAGTGCTGGCGGCCGGCGAAGCTGGGCAACTGATCGAGCAAAATGGCGTTGCCTTCCAGATTGAGGAACTGCGCGCCAAACCCGGCACGCGTTTCCGGGTGATCCGCAATGCGCGCCTGACCAGCATCCTCGACTACCAGGAAAACCTGGACGTGGTCGAGCGTGGGAAAGAGTCGGGCATGATCGGCCTGGCGCTGGAAAGCACCGACCCGGACCAGGCGATCAAAATCCTTAATCAGATCGCGGCCATTTACGTGCGGCAAAACGTGGAGCGCACCTCGGCTGAGGCGGCGCAAAGCCTGGCGTTCCTCAAGGAGCAACTGCCAGAGGTCAAGAAGGACCTGGAAAAAGCCGGGAAGGCCTTGAATGAATACCAGACCCGCAGCAAGTCGGTGGACATCACCCTGGAAACCAAGGCGATTCTCGACCAGATCGTGGGGCTCGACACCAGCATCTCCGAGCTCAAGTTGCAGCAGGCCGAGATGGACCGCAAGTTCACCCGCCAACATCCCGCGTATCGCGCATTGCTGACCCAGATCGGCGAGTTGACCAGCAAGCAGCAAAGCCTGGCGAGCCGGGTAGAAGGCCTGCCCTCGACCCAGCAGGAGCTGTTGAGCCTGACCCGGGATGTCGAGGTCGGCACGGCCATCTATACCCAACTGCTGAACAAGTCCCAGGAACTGGATGTGATGCGCGCAGGGACCGTGGGCAACGTGCGCCTGATCGACACCGCAGACGTCAATTACTTCAAGCCGATCAAACCGAAAAAGATCCTGATCGTGCTGATCGCGACGCTCTTGGGCGGCTTCCTGGCGGTGGCGCTGGTGCTGTTGCGCAAGGCGCTGAATCGCGGCCTGGAAAGCCCGGAAGCCATCGAGCAGCTCGGGTTGCCGGTGTATGCGTCGATTCCATACAGTCCGTTGCAAAAGGTTGAAGAAGACAAAATCACCCGCGGCCGTGGACGTACCGATGCCGGCTCTTCATTGCTGGCCATCAGTCACCCCACGGACCTGGCGGTGGAGGCCTTGCGCAGTTTGCGCACCAGCCTGCACTTCGCGATGCTCGAGGCACCCAATAACCGCATCATGATCTCCGGGCCCAGTCCCGAGGTGGGCAAGACCTTCGTTTCGGTCAACCTGGCGGCGGTCATTGCGCAAACCGGGCAGCGTGTCTTGTTGATTGATGTGGATATGCGCCGCGGCTACCTGCACAAGGTGCTGGGTGTGCCGGCCAAGGATGGGCTTTCCGACGTCCTCTCCAACCAATGCACCCTTGAAACCGCGATCCACAAAACCGGCATTGAAAACCTCGACATCATCAGCCGCGGGCAGATACCGCCCAATCCTTCCGAGCTGCTGATGCATCGCAACCTGACCGAATTGTTGTCGCAAGTCAGCGAACGCTATGACCTGGTGATTCTGGATACGCCGCCGTTATTGGCCGTGACCGACGCGGCGATTGTGGGAAGGCAGTCGGGGACCAACCTGATCGTCACGCGCTATGGCTTGAACCCGGCCAAAGAGATCGAACATACCATTCGCCGGTTTGCCCAGAACGGCATCGTGCTCAGGGGCGCGATCTTCAACGGGGTTGAAAAGAAAGCCTCGGCCAAATATGGCTACGGCAACTACGGGTATTACCAGTACGAGTACCAGGCTGATCGGAGCTGA
- the rfaH gene encoding transcription/translation regulatory transformer protein RfaH, whose translation MSANANKAWYLVQCKSRQDERAEEHLQRQGYTCFRSTYKRERLLKGQRRTTRESLFPGYLFIQMSLQDSWSSLRSTRGVSRVVAFGAHPLPISDALVDELQERDHQGVVATLLQPGESVRINEGPFAELEAVFLAMDGEERVILLMNFLQREQRINVPLAEISRVRTTC comes from the coding sequence ATGAGCGCAAATGCCAATAAAGCCTGGTACCTGGTCCAGTGCAAATCCCGGCAGGACGAGCGCGCCGAGGAACATCTTCAGCGCCAGGGCTATACCTGTTTTCGGTCTACCTATAAACGCGAACGGCTGTTGAAGGGCCAGCGCAGGACCACGCGGGAATCGCTGTTTCCCGGTTATCTGTTTATTCAAATGAGCCTGCAGGACAGCTGGAGCTCCCTGCGCTCGACTCGCGGGGTGTCGCGGGTCGTGGCATTCGGCGCACATCCGCTGCCCATCAGCGACGCGCTGGTGGATGAGCTACAGGAGCGAGACCACCAGGGCGTTGTGGCAACCCTGTTGCAGCCGGGCGAAAGCGTGCGCATCAATGAGGGGCCGTTTGCCGAACTTGAGGCCGTCTTCCTGGCCATGGACGGAGAAGAACGTGTGATATTGCTGATGAACTTCCTGCAACGGGAACAGCGCATCAACGTGCCTTTGGCAGAAATCAGCCGAGTCCGGACAACTTGCTGA
- a CDS encoding low molecular weight protein-tyrosine-phosphatase, whose protein sequence is MFKRVLIVCIGNICRSPTAESLLRGALSRCDIKVSSAGIAALVGKPIESTARALLEAHGHPAVERQAIQLEPQAISEADLILVMERQHISAVLSMAPEARGKVLLLGKWQNEREISDPYRQGKAAFVHAYALIEEAVNAWAQRLAR, encoded by the coding sequence TTGTTTAAAAGAGTGTTGATTGTCTGTATTGGCAATATTTGCCGTAGTCCCACCGCAGAAAGCCTTTTGCGTGGCGCACTCAGTCGCTGCGATATCAAGGTCAGCTCTGCCGGTATTGCCGCACTGGTCGGCAAACCGATTGAAAGCACCGCGCGTGCGTTACTTGAGGCCCATGGTCATCCGGCCGTTGAGCGCCAGGCCATCCAGCTGGAGCCACAGGCGATCAGTGAAGCCGACCTGATCCTGGTGATGGAGCGACAGCACATCAGCGCCGTACTCAGCATGGCGCCCGAGGCACGGGGCAAGGTCTTGCTGCTGGGTAAATGGCAAAACGAGCGAGAGATCAGCGACCCCTACCGGCAAGGGAAAGCTGCTTTTGTGCACGCTTATGCGTTGATCGAAGAAGCCGTAAACGCATGGGCGCAACGTCTCGCACGCTGA